CGGCTCGCCAAAACGCTGCCCAAGCGAAATCAGGGTTTTGGCCAACCGAGCCGGAACATCCATGAATACCAGATCAGAGATGTGCTCGTTATTGCGACGCATGCGGTTGGCAAGCACTTGCAGCATGTCAACGGCGACGCGTGGATGCTCGTCCAGCCAGTCGAACAAGGCCTTGTGCTCCAAGGATACGACGTGCGTATGGTTGGTCATCACGACGGCGGATGCGGTCCGTGGACCACCTTTGGGGTCGAATACCGGAATCTCTCCAAGCACTTCTCCCCTGCCGTGGATGCTCAGCAGTTGCACACGGCTGTCGGAGGATCTGCGAGTCAGCTTCACGCGGCCATAATCCAACAGATACATGCGTTGATCCTCGTCACCCTCGCGGAACACGAAGTCACCCTTGTTGAGTATGCGTGAATCAAGATAAGGAATCAACTGGTCTGCCTCTTCTGGCGAAACCTGTTTGAAGAGAGCAGTCTGCAGGAGAGTATTGCCATGCTTGGGCAGTTCATTGGGCTTGCGAACGCTCATGCCTTCCTTTCTTGAAGCACTGATCGACCTTGCACCAATCGACATTGACCGTGCAACTTGCTCAGTTGATTGTATCCCTGTATTCAGACGATGCATTGAAGCCACGCATCCTTGGAAAAGCGCTGCTCTGCAAGCTCATTCGCCTGCTTGACCGCCGCCTGCGGAAGCTGCGTCACCTGAGCCTGATTCAGATGCTCCACGAGGAATGCAAGCAGATGATCGATGATCGCGCTTCTCGATATTCCTGTCTGGGAACGCATCGGATCCACTCGTCGCACAACGGATTTCACCGCTTTATCCGAGAGCTTTTCTTTGGAGACGCGAAGTATTGTCGACATTTTCTCGGCATCGATGTCATAGGCAAGCGTGACGTGGTGGAGCACTGCACCCGGCCCGCCACCTTTGCTGGCAAATCGACGCTGTGCCGCTCCACCTATCTTTCCCTGCTCTGAGGCGAGATCGTTCATGGACGAGAAGCCGACATTCATGCCCAACGCTTTGAGTGCGGCGACAAGCCACGCATCACACAGTCGATACGACTGCGCAACATCCATGCCCTCAACGAAGCTGAGCGGTGCATAGAGCGAGTATGTGATGGTGTTATTGGGCTCAACGAACATTGCGCCGCCGCCAGTGACCCTGCGAACGACGGTGATACCCTCGCGTCTGGCCTCTTCAAGATTGACTTCGTTATGCAAGGACTGAAAGCGGCCGATGATGACTGCTGAAGATTGCCATTCCCAGACCCGGAGCATTGCGGGGAATGTTCCGTCTGCAACCTTTTCCGCCAGAACTTCATCGAGAGCCATCTGCACTGCAGGACTTCTTGGAAGATCATGGATGACGAGCGGACTCAACGAATCCCATCGCGATGAAAGCGCTGGCGCAGGCCTGTCATGCTCGAAAGGCTGCGCTGCTGCCGAGGGCTTGGCATCTGCGCCAATGCCAGAACTGCGTAGGTTGGTGTCAGGGCTTTGCAGGTCAATGTCAGTACCGTGCAGGTCACTACCGTGCAGGTCACTGCCATCCGCGTGGCCTCCCTCTCCCGTTGCCCTGAGCACGGCACAGGCAATGGTCTGGGCGTTTGCGCCAACTAATTGAGCTTCAGGGTGGGCATCGATCACATGCGCGATCACATGCGCGAGGGCTTCAGCATCTATGGGAAGCGTAAACCCGACAATGCTTTGTTCGATGGCCTTGACAAGCACCATGTCGTCTTCACGGGTTGAAATGAAGAAATCACCATCGAGACGGCTACTCTCGATGTGCATGTCGGCAATCGTCACAGTAACTCCGACAAGCTTGCCGCCAACCAGTTTGCATTCACCACGAGTCGTTGACATGTTCTGCGCCCTTCACTCTCCGCAACAACTATACCGTCTCCTTGAATTTCATAGGGAAACGCGCCGTCGTCGCATACTACACTGAGTCGCGAGTTCTCGTTCTGGCACATTGCATCTGAAACATTCCATCTGAAACGTCGAACAGGCCGAATCGTTCACATAACAACGCGGTCGTGAGCAAGCACTGCCGCTCACGACCGCGAATGGTGGGTCAGGCTTTTCTGGCCTGGCGCTTTTCGTGTGCTTCTTGTTGGCTGATGCCGTAGTAGGCGGCGATGGCGATGTCCTTCATGTCTTCGATCTGGGGGATGCGGGGGTTGGCTGGCGCGCACTGGTCTTCGTAGGCGCGCATGCCGATCTGGTCGAGGATGTTCCAGAAGTGGTCCTCGTCCACGCCCGCGGCCTGGAAGGACGCGTCCATGCCGAGCCTGTCGTCGCGGTAGTCCTCGAGGGCGCTCGCGAGGCTTTCCACGCCCTGTTCGGGGGTGTCGGCCTTCAGTCCCAGGTTCCTGGCGATGTCCTGGTAGCGCTGCGGGGCGATGTACTTGCCGTACTTGGGCCAGCTGGTGGGTTCCTGGGGGACCTGCCCGTTGTATCGCACGATGTAGGGCAGCAGGATCGAGTTGGTGCGTCCGTGCGCTATGTGGCACAGCGCGCCGATGGTGTGGGCCATCGCGTGGCACATGCCCAGGAACGCGGAGCCGAACGCCATGCCGGCCATCGTGGCGGCGTTGTGCATCCTCTCCTGCGCGGCCTTCCTGGCTTCGGGGTCCTTCTCGTTGACCGAGGGGTCGAGGTTGTCCCAGATCAGCTTCGCCGCGTGCAGGGCCATGCCGTCGGTGAAGTCGTTCGCATACACCGACACGTACGCCTCGATCGCGTGGGTCAGCGCGTCGAAGCCCGCGTCCGAGGCGAGCCGGCGTGGCTGGGTGCGTGCCAGCACCGGGTCCACGATCGCCACGGAAGG
This Bifidobacterium sp. WK041_4_12 DNA region includes the following protein-coding sequences:
- a CDS encoding Crp/Fnr family transcriptional regulator; translated protein: MSVRKPNELPKHGNTLLQTALFKQVSPEEADQLIPYLDSRILNKGDFVFREGDEDQRMYLLDYGRVKLTRRSSDSRVQLLSIHGRGEVLGEIPVFDPKGGPRTASAVVMTNHTHVVSLEHKALFDWLDEHPRVAVDMLQVLANRMRRNNEHISDLVFMDVPARLAKTLISLGQRFGEPMEAGLMVPHDLTQEEMAQLVGASRETVNKALMDFANRGWISRKGRSIIIFEPGMLIRRSRR
- a CDS encoding biotin/lipoate A/B protein ligase family protein, translating into MSTTRGECKLVGGKLVGVTVTIADMHIESSRLDGDFFISTREDDMVLVKAIEQSIVGFTLPIDAEALAHVIAHVIDAHPEAQLVGANAQTIACAVLRATGEGGHADGSDLHGSDLHGTDIDLQSPDTNLRSSGIGADAKPSAAAQPFEHDRPAPALSSRWDSLSPLVIHDLPRSPAVQMALDEVLAEKVADGTFPAMLRVWEWQSSAVIIGRFQSLHNEVNLEEARREGITVVRRVTGGGAMFVEPNNTITYSLYAPLSFVEGMDVAQSYRLCDAWLVAALKALGMNVGFSSMNDLASEQGKIGGAAQRRFASKGGGPGAVLHHVTLAYDIDAEKMSTILRVSKEKLSDKAVKSVVRRVDPMRSQTGISRSAIIDHLLAFLVEHLNQAQVTQLPQAAVKQANELAEQRFSKDAWLQCIV